Proteins encoded in a region of the Blastocatellia bacterium genome:
- a CDS encoding ABC transporter ATP-binding protein/permease — protein sequence MDVFPEEEILGRAYDARLMRRLLGYLRPHRRILLVAVLLTISTSLVQLAGPALTVIAVDLFIHPRPTVSPVAALAERLWQALGWSLSPLEGLHLVGGLFLAALFVQFALTYGQTMLVQTLGQRLMFDLRQQIFDHLQRVDVRFYDRNPVGRLMTRLTTDVDALNELFTAGVVAFVQDIFLLLGIVGLMFYLNWRLALAAFLVLPLLVLVTMWFRTNARRAYREVRTRIARINAFLQEHITGMATVQLFNEERRSFERFDRLNADHRRAHLETIFYYAVFFPAVELVGAIGIALIIWYGGHQVLAGSVTLGALIGFVQLSQRFFQPISDLSEKYNILQSAMAAAERIFALLDTPVGIVSRGGYRPRHVRGHLAFRHVWFAYEGEEWVLRDVSFEVRPGETVALVGPTGAGKTTIAHLLLRFYDVQRGAILLDGVDIREWDLQALRRAFALVPQDVFLFSGDIVTNIRLGETTFSEERVREAARRVHAQELIERLPRGYDTEVGERGARLSTGQKQLIAFARALCFDSPILILDEATASVDPRTEGLIHEALETLLVGRTSLIIAHRLSTIQRADQIIVLHKGRVREIGTHAELLRRDGLYARLYRLQYRQMVGRAVEGG from the coding sequence ATGGACGTCTTTCCGGAGGAGGAGATTCTCGGTCGAGCGTATGACGCCCGATTGATGCGACGGCTCCTCGGCTATCTCCGGCCGCATCGGCGGATATTACTAGTGGCCGTCCTCCTCACCATCTCCACATCGCTTGTTCAACTTGCTGGGCCTGCCCTCACGGTCATCGCCGTGGACCTCTTCATTCATCCTCGCCCCACGGTGAGTCCTGTGGCCGCGCTCGCCGAGCGCTTGTGGCAAGCTCTGGGATGGTCGCTCTCTCCGCTCGAAGGTCTGCATCTGGTCGGAGGGCTCTTTCTCGCCGCGCTCTTCGTGCAATTCGCCCTCACCTACGGCCAGACGATGCTCGTGCAAACGCTCGGACAGCGGCTCATGTTCGATCTCCGGCAGCAAATCTTCGATCATCTGCAGCGGGTGGACGTGCGATTTTACGATCGCAATCCGGTGGGCCGATTGATGACGCGTTTGACGACGGACGTGGATGCGCTGAACGAGCTGTTCACGGCCGGCGTGGTCGCTTTCGTCCAGGACATCTTCCTACTGCTGGGAATCGTCGGCCTCATGTTCTACTTGAACTGGCGCTTGGCGCTGGCCGCCTTCTTGGTCCTTCCGCTGCTCGTCCTCGTGACGATGTGGTTCCGAACGAACGCGCGTCGAGCATATCGCGAAGTGCGCACGCGCATCGCCCGCATCAATGCATTCTTGCAAGAACACATCACCGGCATGGCGACCGTCCAGCTCTTCAATGAAGAGCGGCGGAGCTTCGAGCGCTTCGATCGCCTCAATGCCGATCATCGTCGCGCTCATCTGGAGACGATCTTTTACTACGCCGTCTTCTTCCCAGCCGTGGAGCTGGTGGGCGCCATCGGAATCGCCCTCATCATCTGGTACGGCGGGCATCAGGTCTTGGCCGGCTCGGTGACGCTCGGCGCGTTGATCGGGTTCGTGCAACTCTCGCAGCGGTTCTTCCAGCCGATCTCCGATCTGAGCGAGAAGTACAACATCTTGCAATCGGCGATGGCGGCCGCCGAGCGCATCTTCGCCTTGCTCGATACGCCTGTGGGGATTGTCTCGCGAGGAGGATATCGGCCGCGGCATGTGCGGGGGCACCTCGCATTTCGTCACGTGTGGTTTGCGTATGAAGGGGAGGAGTGGGTCCTGCGCGACGTCTCCTTCGAGGTGCGCCCTGGGGAGACGGTCGCCCTCGTCGGGCCGACGGGAGCGGGCAAGACGACGATCGCGCACTTGCTGCTTCGCTTCTATGACGTGCAGCGAGGAGCGATCTTACTCGATGGCGTGGACATCCGCGAGTGGGACCTGCAGGCCTTGCGGCGCGCTTTCGCCTTGGTGCCGCAAGATGTCTTCCTCTTCTCGGGCGACATCGTGACGAACATTCGCTTGGGCGAGACGACTTTCTCGGAAGAGCGGGTGCGCGAAGCGGCGCGTCGCGTTCACGCGCAGGAACTCATCGAGCGCTTGCCGAGGGGGTATGACACGGAGGTGGGCGAACGAGGCGCGCGCTTGTCCACGGGGCAGAAGCAATTGATCGCCTTCGCGCGAGCGCTCTGCTTCGATTCACCGATCCTCATCTTGGATGAAGCGACAGCCAGCGTGGATCCGCGCACGGAGGGGCTCATCCACGAGGCCCTGGAGACGCTGCTGGTCGGGCGCACGAGTCTGATCATCGCGCATCGGCTCTCGACGATTCAGCGAGCCGATCAGATCATCGTATTGCACAAAGGGCGCGTCCGAGAGATCGGCACGCACGCGGAGCTATTGCGGCGAGATGGCCTCTATGCGCGACTCTATCGCTTGCAATATCGCCAGATGGTGGGGCGAGCTGTCGAGGGGGGATGA
- a CDS encoding HlyD family efflux transporter periplasmic adaptor subunit yields the protein MRRRWLIVLLVGLGGGGILGGFLIWRGRGLEDRILVFGNVEATEVEIAFKVSGRIVELPVREGEMVRRGAVLARLDRETLERQRDRAVAALRIAESQVAQLRTAIAHLRETVEAQIVERQAALEQAEAQLRELLAGSRTQEIEQARAAVQAARAEWERAQRDWERARTLYERDEISTAHYDQARTRYEQASAQLQQAEQRLALLLEGPRREQIEAARAQVARARAAMRQAEAQRLEVRRREQELAMREAERERARAELALIETQLREAVVTAPFDGIVLTKVAEVGEVVAAGATILTLGDLRRPWVRAYIGERDLGRVKLGARVRVTTDSFPDRIYWGRVSFIASEAEFTPKPIQTPEERVRYVYRIKIEVENPNLELKVNMPVTAEILLERP from the coding sequence ATGAGACGACGATGGCTCATCGTGCTCCTGGTGGGACTCGGGGGAGGGGGAATCCTTGGCGGATTCTTGATCTGGCGGGGGCGCGGGCTGGAAGATCGGATCCTCGTCTTCGGAAACGTGGAGGCGACGGAGGTGGAGATCGCCTTCAAGGTCTCGGGGCGGATCGTGGAGCTTCCCGTGCGCGAGGGAGAAATGGTAAGGCGGGGAGCGGTGCTTGCGCGGCTCGATCGCGAGACTCTGGAACGGCAGCGGGATCGCGCGGTGGCTGCTCTCCGTATCGCCGAATCGCAAGTGGCGCAACTACGCACGGCGATCGCTCATCTGCGTGAGACCGTCGAGGCACAGATCGTCGAGCGGCAGGCCGCCCTCGAACAAGCCGAAGCGCAACTTCGGGAGTTGCTCGCGGGATCCCGCACGCAGGAGATCGAGCAAGCGCGCGCGGCCGTACAAGCGGCTCGCGCCGAATGGGAGCGCGCGCAGCGAGATTGGGAGCGCGCGCGGACGCTTTATGAACGCGATGAGATCTCGACGGCGCACTATGACCAGGCGCGGACGCGCTATGAACAGGCGAGCGCTCAACTCCAGCAGGCCGAGCAACGATTGGCCCTTTTGCTGGAAGGACCGCGGCGAGAGCAGATCGAGGCGGCGCGCGCGCAAGTCGCGCGAGCGCGCGCGGCCATGCGTCAGGCCGAAGCGCAGCGTCTGGAGGTGCGCCGCCGCGAGCAGGAATTGGCGATGCGCGAGGCCGAGCGCGAACGCGCGCGCGCTGAGCTGGCACTGATTGAGACGCAGTTGCGAGAGGCGGTCGTCACGGCACCCTTCGACGGTATCGTGTTGACGAAGGTAGCGGAAGTGGGGGAAGTCGTCGCCGCGGGCGCGACGATCCTCACCCTCGGGGATCTACGACGCCCGTGGGTGCGGGCCTACATCGGCGAGCGCGACCTCGGACGGGTGAAGCTCGGCGCGCGCGTTCGGGTGACGACCGATTCTTTCCCCGATCGGATTTATTGGGGGCGCGTCTCGTTCATCGCTTCAGAGGCCGAGTTCACGCCTAAGCCGATTCAGACGCCGGAAGAGCGCGTCCGCTACGTCTACCGGATCAAGATCGAGGTCGAGAACCCGAATTTGGAACTCAAGGTGAATATGCCGGTCACGGCCGAGATCCTCTTAGAGCGTCCGTAA
- a CDS encoding ABC transporter ATP-binding protein — translation MERISTDIVVRARGVTRRFGELVAVERLDLEVRRGEIFGLVGPDGAGKTTVLRMLCGVLEPEAGEIEVVGYDVRRQRELIREHVGYVAQRPGIYDDLSVEENVRFYADLYGLPARVREARMGDLLRVTRLEPFRQYRAHQLSGGMRQKLALACALIHRPQILFLDEPTTGIDPISRRDVWALLAELRREGVTIVFTTAYLEEAERATRLGFLYRGRVLRCAPAEALRSEFSERGCEILTPDHAKARRVLQHCEGLVSVELFGAALRVFFDPTCASPETVKRALEAHGIAEVTVRRFVPSLEDVFIALIRQHEPLRRDA, via the coding sequence ATGGAACGCATCTCCACGGACATCGTCGTTCGCGCACGCGGGGTGACGCGGCGCTTTGGGGAGTTAGTGGCTGTGGAGCGTCTCGATCTGGAAGTGCGGCGGGGGGAGATCTTCGGCCTCGTGGGACCCGATGGGGCGGGGAAGACGACGGTGCTCCGCATGCTCTGCGGGGTGTTAGAGCCGGAGGCGGGGGAGATCGAGGTGGTCGGATACGATGTGCGCCGACAGCGCGAGCTGATTCGGGAGCACGTCGGCTATGTGGCTCAGCGTCCCGGGATCTACGACGATCTCTCGGTCGAGGAGAACGTGCGCTTCTATGCCGATCTCTATGGTCTCCCGGCCCGAGTGCGCGAAGCGCGCATGGGGGATCTCTTGCGCGTGACGCGTTTGGAGCCGTTTCGCCAATACCGAGCCCATCAGCTCTCCGGCGGCATGCGACAGAAGCTCGCACTGGCTTGTGCGCTCATACATCGTCCGCAGATCCTCTTTCTGGACGAGCCGACGACCGGCATTGATCCGATCTCTCGGCGAGACGTCTGGGCGCTCCTGGCTGAGTTGCGAAGGGAAGGAGTGACGATCGTCTTCACGACGGCTTATCTCGAGGAAGCGGAGCGGGCGACGCGCCTCGGCTTCCTGTATCGCGGGCGGGTGCTCAGGTGCGCTCCAGCCGAAGCGCTGCGCAGCGAATTCTCTGAACGGGGGTGCGAGATCCTGACGCCCGATCACGCGAAGGCGCGACGCGTGCTTCAACACTGCGAGGGCCTCGTGAGCGTCGAACTCTTCGGCGCCGCTCTTCGTGTCTTCTTCGATCCCACGTGTGCTTCGCCGGAGACTGTCAAGCGCGCGCTGGAAGCCCACGGGATCGCTGAGGTGACGGTGCGACGATTCGTCCCTTCTTTGGAAGACGTCTTCATCGCTCTGATCCGCCAGCACGAGCCACTCAGGAGGGACGCATGA
- a CDS encoding ABC transporter ATP-binding protein: MSGSRGEDWAIEVEGLVKRFGAFVAVDHISFRVRRGEIFGLLGPNGAGKSTTIRILCGLLLPTEGRVRVDGLDVPTHAEHVKRRIGYMSQRFSLYGDLTVEENVEFFSGLYGVARERRRERLEEVLKMAGLTARRRALVRVLPGGLRQRLALACALVHEPPILFLDEPTAGVDPIARRQFWEMIARLSEAGRTILVTTHYMDEAERCHRLALMHRGRIVALDAPAALARALSSVVFLRVESSDVLESAKALEREATVEQIAFSGPGLHLRVRDPHRASERIRQLLHARGIALSRLEVVPPSMEDVFVALIEEKERSER, translated from the coding sequence ATGAGCGGATCGAGGGGAGAGGATTGGGCCATCGAGGTCGAGGGATTGGTTAAGCGATTCGGCGCGTTCGTCGCCGTGGATCACATCAGCTTTCGCGTGCGGCGGGGAGAGATCTTCGGGCTCCTCGGGCCGAACGGTGCGGGCAAATCCACGACGATTCGCATCCTCTGCGGATTGCTCCTGCCGACGGAGGGACGGGTGCGCGTAGATGGCCTCGATGTCCCGACGCATGCCGAACACGTCAAGCGGCGCATCGGTTACATGTCGCAGCGGTTCTCCCTCTACGGGGATTTGACCGTCGAGGAAAACGTGGAGTTCTTCAGTGGCCTCTATGGCGTCGCGCGCGAACGCCGGCGCGAGCGCCTGGAGGAGGTCCTGAAGATGGCGGGGCTCACCGCGCGACGGCGCGCGCTCGTGCGCGTGCTCCCTGGGGGCTTGAGGCAACGATTGGCGCTCGCCTGCGCGCTCGTGCATGAGCCGCCGATCCTCTTCTTGGATGAACCGACCGCGGGCGTCGATCCGATCGCGCGCCGTCAATTCTGGGAGATGATCGCGCGCCTCTCGGAGGCCGGTCGTACGATCCTGGTGACGACGCATTATATGGACGAGGCGGAACGGTGCCATCGGTTGGCCCTCATGCACCGAGGGCGGATCGTCGCGCTCGATGCCCCAGCCGCTCTCGCCCGAGCGCTCTCCTCGGTGGTGTTCCTGCGCGTCGAATCCTCGGATGTGTTGGAGAGCGCGAAGGCGCTCGAGCGGGAGGCGACGGTCGAACAGATCGCTTTCTCTGGCCCCGGTCTTCATCTTCGCGTTCGCGATCCACATCGGGCGAGCGAACGGATTCGACAACTCTTGCACGCCCGAGGGATCGCGCTCTCTCGACTGGAAGTCGTCCCGCCTTCGATGGAGGACGTCTTCGTAGCCCTGATCGAAGAGAAGGAGCGGAGCGAACGGTGA
- a CDS encoding ABC transporter permease encodes MTWRRTWAVARKEFLHIRRDPRSLLLALAVPVVLLLLFGYALRLDVDRIPMLVRDADGSPQSRELIARFAGSRFFEVIGMVEDEASIAREMDRNRCLMALVIPSEYSRRWLRGERASIQLLLDGSDSNTASIALGYAETVLRTYAGEWQVSVLRRSTGQPMKPPLDPRVRVWYNSELRSRNYIVPGLIAIILMIIAALLTSLTIAREWEVGTMEQLLSTPVRASEIVLGKMLAFFTIGVLDLLIALVVGVFFFRVPLRGNPLEVLLMGGLFLFGALGWGVFISALVRSQVLAYQLGVITSFLPTFLLSGFIFAIENMPPIVQGLTYLIPARYFIVILRGLFLKGISLEMLVGEVAFLIGYAGAVFALATRRVRRGLA; translated from the coding sequence GTGACGTGGCGACGGACATGGGCGGTCGCTCGGAAAGAGTTCCTCCACATTCGACGCGATCCGAGGAGTCTCCTGCTCGCGCTCGCCGTGCCCGTCGTCTTATTGCTTCTGTTCGGATATGCGTTGCGCCTGGACGTTGATCGCATCCCCATGCTCGTGCGAGATGCCGACGGCAGCCCACAGAGTCGGGAGTTGATCGCCCGCTTCGCCGGCTCGCGCTTCTTCGAGGTGATCGGCATGGTCGAAGATGAAGCGAGCATCGCGCGCGAGATGGATCGCAACCGTTGCTTGATGGCGCTCGTGATCCCTTCCGAATATTCGCGCCGGTGGCTTCGCGGGGAGCGGGCGTCCATTCAACTGCTCCTGGATGGGAGCGATTCGAATACAGCTTCGATCGCTCTTGGCTACGCGGAGACCGTGCTGCGGACGTATGCCGGGGAATGGCAAGTGTCCGTCTTGCGGCGTTCGACGGGACAGCCGATGAAGCCCCCGCTCGATCCGCGCGTGCGCGTCTGGTATAACAGCGAGCTTCGGTCGCGCAATTACATCGTCCCCGGGTTGATCGCCATCATCCTGATGATCATCGCCGCGTTACTCACTTCGCTCACCATCGCGCGCGAATGGGAGGTGGGGACGATGGAGCAACTGCTCTCGACGCCGGTGCGAGCTTCTGAGATCGTTCTCGGGAAGATGCTCGCGTTCTTCACCATCGGAGTGCTCGATCTGCTCATCGCGCTCGTGGTGGGGGTCTTCTTCTTTCGCGTGCCACTGCGTGGCAATCCGCTTGAGGTTCTCCTGATGGGGGGGCTCTTCCTCTTTGGCGCGCTTGGGTGGGGGGTGTTCATCTCCGCGCTCGTGCGCTCGCAAGTCTTGGCGTATCAATTGGGCGTGATCACGTCATTCCTGCCAACTTTCCTGCTCTCGGGCTTCATCTTCGCCATCGAGAACATGCCGCCGATCGTGCAGGGGCTGACTTATCTCATCCCCGCGCGATATTTCATCGTGATCTTGCGTGGTCTCTTTCTGAAGGGGATCAGCCTGGAGATGCTCGTGGGGGAGGTGGCGTTTCTGATCGGATACGCGGGAGCGGTCTTCGCCCTCGCCACACGGCGCGTGCGACGAGGATTGGCGTGA
- a CDS encoding ABC transporter permease, translating to MWDRLWEMIRKEWRQALREPRMRVLLFLPPVIQLMIFGYAVNLDVERAPIAWMDGDRTPASRALRAAFEGSPHFRIVATPTREDEGRELLDRGRILMLVRVQPGFAEQVRRGETAAVQILIEGTNSNTASILTTYATRVVLRYADEVMAEREHRALRALAFDRDAPIVVPKLDVRTRVWFNPDLRSRNYFVPGVLVNIIAIVTLILTAMAIVRERELGTMEQLLVTPIRPVEFVLGKTVPFAIVGLVDVVLVTSAALLIFRVPFRGSVLVLMLGAILFVLTTLGVGVLLSTISRTQQQAMLASFFFFMPAFTLSGFAFPIRNMPVLVQYLTYANPVRYFLEIVRGVFLKGTGIAVLWPQMVALLAFGVTVFGVSIWRFRRRLE from the coding sequence ATGTGGGATCGCCTTTGGGAGATGATTCGGAAAGAGTGGCGGCAGGCGTTGCGCGAGCCGCGGATGCGCGTCCTGCTGTTTCTGCCGCCAGTAATTCAGCTCATGATCTTCGGCTATGCCGTCAATCTGGATGTGGAGCGCGCGCCGATCGCGTGGATGGATGGGGATCGGACGCCGGCCAGTCGCGCTTTGCGGGCGGCCTTTGAGGGATCGCCCCATTTTCGCATAGTCGCCACCCCAACGCGCGAGGATGAGGGACGTGAGCTTCTGGATCGCGGGCGCATCCTCATGCTCGTGCGCGTGCAGCCGGGCTTCGCCGAGCAGGTGAGGCGAGGGGAGACGGCCGCCGTGCAAATCCTCATTGAGGGGACAAACTCGAACACGGCCTCCATCCTCACCACCTACGCGACCCGCGTCGTCCTTCGCTACGCCGACGAGGTGATGGCCGAGCGCGAACACCGCGCGCTGAGAGCGCTCGCCTTCGACCGCGATGCCCCGATCGTTGTCCCCAAGCTGGATGTGCGAACGCGCGTGTGGTTCAATCCCGATCTCCGCAGCCGGAATTATTTCGTCCCCGGCGTTCTGGTCAACATCATCGCCATTGTCACATTGATCCTCACGGCGATGGCCATCGTGCGCGAGCGCGAGCTGGGGACGATGGAGCAACTTCTCGTGACGCCGATTCGTCCGGTGGAATTCGTCCTCGGGAAGACCGTACCGTTCGCCATCGTCGGCCTCGTTGATGTCGTCTTGGTGACGAGCGCGGCGTTGCTCATCTTCCGCGTTCCGTTTCGAGGGAGCGTGCTCGTTCTCATGCTGGGAGCGATCCTCTTCGTCTTGACGACACTCGGGGTGGGCGTCCTCCTCTCGACGATCTCTCGAACGCAACAGCAAGCGATGCTCGCCTCGTTTTTCTTCTTCATGCCGGCCTTCACGCTGAGTGGATTCGCCTTTCCGATTCGCAACATGCCCGTGCTCGTGCAATATCTCACCTATGCCAACCCCGTGCGGTATTTCTTAGAGATCGTGCGTGGGGTGTTCTTGAAGGGGACGGGAATCGCCGTCCTGTGGCCGCAGATGGTGGCACTGCTAGCGTTCGGGGTGACCGTTTTCGGCGTGAGCATCTGGCGATTCCGACGACGGCTGGAATAG
- the ggt gene encoding gamma-glutamyltransferase, with protein MKSMMAMSACSLGVLMVIPLFAWKTIESGTAAQDRWQARSMVISRHGIVASEHPLASQVGAMILARGGHAVDAAIAANAMMGLVAPMSNGIGGDLFALVYDARTGRLYGLNASGWAPSGLTIEFLKRQGHTTMPQRGVHTVTVPGTVDGWAKLHARFGRLKWADLFAAAIRYAEEGVPITELVAALWAANERLLRQDESAARTYLPEGRAPRVGEVFRNPDLAWSYRQIATHGPEAFYKGEIARRLLNTLRRHGGMMTAADLAEFSSEWVEPISTTYRGWTVYELPPNGQGIAALIMLNIMEQFPLGEFGHNSTRALHVMIEAKKLAYADLIRYVADPRFARIPVSGLLSKAYARERARRIDLAKAQCEVEPGTPVDAGDETVYLSVVDREGNMVSLIQSNYESFGSGLVAEGTGFALQNRGALFSFDPAHPNALAPRKRPLHTIIPAFMERGSVRIAFGIMGGWNQAQAHAQFVSNIVDHGMNIQEALEAARFTKRTFGGCDVQIEARVPEGVREELRALGHQLQVRGAYSSQMGGGQAVARDFATGVNFGASDPRKDGAAIPEPLL; from the coding sequence ATGAAGAGCATGATGGCGATGAGCGCATGCTCGCTGGGCGTTCTGATGGTAATCCCCCTCTTCGCTTGGAAGACGATCGAATCGGGAACCGCCGCCCAAGACCGGTGGCAAGCCCGCTCGATGGTGATCTCGCGCCATGGCATCGTCGCGAGCGAGCATCCGTTGGCGTCGCAGGTGGGCGCGATGATCTTGGCGCGCGGGGGACACGCCGTGGACGCGGCGATCGCGGCTAACGCCATGATGGGGCTGGTCGCGCCGATGAGCAATGGGATCGGGGGCGATCTGTTCGCGCTCGTTTATGACGCGCGGACGGGTCGGCTCTACGGATTGAACGCCAGCGGATGGGCGCCATCGGGATTGACGATCGAATTCCTCAAACGCCAGGGGCATACGACGATGCCGCAGCGCGGCGTCCACACGGTGACGGTGCCGGGGACTGTAGATGGATGGGCGAAGCTGCACGCCCGCTTCGGGCGCTTGAAATGGGCTGATCTCTTCGCAGCGGCGATTCGCTATGCCGAGGAAGGCGTTCCCATCACGGAGCTGGTCGCCGCGCTATGGGCGGCCAACGAACGGCTGCTGCGCCAGGACGAGTCAGCCGCGCGAACATATTTGCCCGAAGGTCGCGCGCCGCGCGTCGGCGAAGTCTTTCGCAATCCCGATCTGGCGTGGAGCTATCGGCAAATCGCCACGCACGGCCCCGAAGCCTTCTACAAAGGTGAGATCGCGAGGCGATTGCTGAATACCCTCCGACGACACGGAGGGATGATGACGGCTGCTGATCTCGCGGAGTTCTCCAGCGAATGGGTTGAACCGATCTCGACGACCTATCGCGGATGGACCGTCTACGAGCTTCCTCCCAATGGGCAAGGCATCGCCGCTTTGATCATGCTGAACATCATGGAGCAATTCCCTCTGGGAGAGTTCGGACACAATTCGACGCGGGCGCTCCATGTTATGATCGAGGCGAAGAAACTCGCCTACGCGGACTTGATCCGCTATGTCGCCGATCCGCGCTTCGCGCGCATTCCTGTCTCCGGGCTTCTCTCGAAGGCGTATGCGCGCGAGCGCGCCCGTCGCATTGATCTCGCGAAAGCGCAATGCGAGGTCGAACCGGGGACGCCCGTGGATGCGGGGGATGAGACCGTGTATCTGAGCGTCGTGGACCGCGAGGGGAACATGGTCTCCCTCATCCAAAGCAACTACGAGAGCTTCGGATCCGGGCTCGTCGCCGAAGGAACGGGCTTCGCGCTTCAGAATCGCGGGGCGCTCTTCAGCTTCGATCCGGCGCACCCGAACGCGCTGGCGCCGAGGAAACGTCCGTTGCACACGATCATCCCGGCCTTCATGGAGCGCGGGAGCGTGCGCATCGCCTTCGGCATCATGGGTGGCTGGAATCAAGCGCAAGCGCATGCGCAGTTCGTCTCTAACATTGTGGATCACGGGATGAACATCCAAGAAGCGCTCGAGGCCGCGCGCTTCACCAAACGGACTTTCGGCGGCTGCGACGTGCAGATCGAAGCGCGCGTTCCCGAAGGGGTGCGCGAAGAGCTGCGGGCGCTCGGCCATCAGCTTCAAGTGCGTGGGGCTTACTCCTCACAAATGGGTGGTGGACAAGCCGTCGCGCGGGATTTCGCGACCGGGGTGAACTTCGGGGCTTCCGATCCGCGAAAAGACGGCGCGGCCATTCCGGAACCACTGCTGTGA
- a CDS encoding ATP-binding protein encodes MSRPKPFLSLEEIVRLPRWAGELVRKYYAGEASHFLLHHNIYDLIPANGQYVDLLTFLQRKLLGNKNVVFYNRSAGITFSSPEVERQFLAHARVADPLLGREALRALPREPSRALPLIERYLFHGDQVAVILTFLETLAPAGEIGHLSGEDRHALVTLQRWITSARLLHSDNIVILIAESLADVNARVRQNSRLVTIEIPYPDEAERLDFIRHFRTRHPQVKMEMDERQLAQLTSGLNRVHLNALLRSAQLDPDGLTFEAVRLKKKAIIESECFGLIEFVTPEHGLESVGGMKSAKEFLRSIAETIRQGRWEEAPMGILISGPVGTGKTFLAECFAKDCGLNVVEFKNFREKWVGSTEANLEKILSLLQALAPIVVLVDEADAALGTRRTEGDSGVSARVFSRIASAMGDTRNRGRILWILMTCRPDLLPIDLKRQGRCEEHISLFYPQSEEERWEIVQAMLRKNKIRHAIEDWSPITRHPQELSGADIESMLIRARRLARQAQRDVVLPEDLERVAREFIPARDELALEYQTLVAILEATSREMIPPKYRHLSPAEISRRVEELKMLLGE; translated from the coding sequence ATGTCGCGACCAAAACCTTTTCTCTCGCTCGAAGAGATCGTGCGCCTGCCTCGTTGGGCGGGCGAATTGGTGCGAAAGTATTACGCTGGCGAAGCGAGTCATTTCCTCCTCCATCACAACATCTACGACCTCATTCCCGCCAACGGTCAATATGTAGATCTGCTCACGTTCCTGCAACGGAAGCTGCTCGGGAACAAGAACGTCGTTTTCTACAATCGGAGCGCGGGGATCACCTTCAGCTCCCCGGAGGTGGAGCGCCAATTCCTCGCTCACGCGCGCGTGGCCGATCCGTTGCTCGGCCGCGAGGCCCTGCGAGCGCTCCCTCGAGAGCCGAGTCGCGCTCTCCCGCTCATCGAGCGCTATCTCTTCCACGGCGATCAGGTCGCCGTCATCCTCACCTTCTTGGAGACGCTCGCTCCAGCCGGAGAGATCGGACACTTGAGCGGCGAGGATCGCCATGCCCTCGTGACGTTGCAGCGCTGGATCACCAGCGCGCGCCTCTTGCATTCGGACAACATCGTCATCCTCATCGCTGAGAGCCTCGCCGATGTCAACGCGCGCGTCCGACAGAATTCGCGCCTGGTGACGATCGAGATCCCCTATCCGGATGAAGCCGAACGCCTCGACTTCATCCGCCACTTCCGAACGCGTCATCCCCAAGTGAAGATGGAGATGGATGAGCGCCAACTGGCGCAGCTCACCTCGGGATTGAACCGCGTCCATCTGAACGCGCTCTTGCGAAGCGCGCAATTGGATCCGGACGGATTGACCTTCGAAGCGGTGCGATTGAAGAAGAAGGCGATCATCGAGAGCGAATGCTTTGGACTCATCGAATTCGTGACGCCCGAACACGGATTGGAGAGCGTGGGCGGGATGAAGAGCGCCAAGGAGTTCCTCCGCAGCATCGCCGAGACGATCCGCCAAGGGCGATGGGAGGAAGCGCCCATGGGCATTCTCATCTCGGGTCCCGTGGGGACGGGGAAGACGTTCCTGGCGGAATGCTTCGCGAAAGACTGCGGATTGAATGTCGTCGAGTTCAAGAACTTCCGGGAGAAGTGGGTGGGTTCGACCGAGGCGAACCTGGAGAAGATCCTCAGTTTGCTGCAGGCGCTAGCGCCCATCGTCGTGCTCGTTGATGAAGCCGATGCTGCGCTGGGGACGCGACGCACTGAGGGGGATAGTGGCGTGAGCGCTCGTGTCTTCTCTCGAATCGCGAGCGCGATGGGGGATACGCGGAATCGCGGGCGCATCCTCTGGATCCTCATGACCTGTCGTCCCGATCTCCTCCCCATTGACCTGAAGCGACAGGGCCGTTGCGAGGAGCACATCTCCCTCTTTTATCCGCAGAGTGAAGAGGAGCGATGGGAGATCGTGCAGGCCATGCTGCGGAAGAACAAGATTCGACACGCCATCGAAGATTGGTCGCCTATCACTCGGCATCCGCAGGAGCTCTCTGGCGCCGACATCGAATCCATGCTCATTCGCGCGCGCCGTCTGGCCCGACAAGCGCAGCGGGATGTCGTCCTCCCCGAAGATCTCGAACGCGTCGCCCGCGAATTCATCCCTGCGCGCGATGAGCTGGCGTTGGAATATCAAACGCTCGTGGCCATCTTGGAAGCGACCTCGCGCGAGATGATCCCACCGAAATACCGACACCTCTCCCCAGCGGAGATCAGTCGCCGCGTGGAAGAGTTGAAGATGCTCCTCGGCGAGTGA